The Mytilus edulis unplaced genomic scaffold, xbMytEdul2.2 SCAFFOLD_1320, whole genome shotgun sequence nucleotide sequence aaacatgttaaagcattgctattttaatttcaacatttgtataataaaaattacaaaaagcgAGTCCTATCTCAGATAACAGTTGATCTTAAACTATAAGcattgcaataggtcaactatatttgttgtatggaaggtcaatgttaagttttcatggttaagtttgtttcttagaagctataagcaataggtcaactatatttgttgtatggaaggtcAATGTTAAGTGTttatggttaagtttgtttctcaGAAACTTTAAGCAATTGGTTAACTATATGTTATGCATATATTGATTGAAAGGTGTACAGATCTGCCTGGTATGTACATTTGCCTCATTTTGGTGGTTCATATGTCATATGTTTAATTTTCCtggtaaagttttttttaagatactATATGCATTAGATCAAATACATTTTCATGgctcatgaccttatttggacaataggtagATATTATCCTGATGTTTAACATCATGAGAATGCGTAGGTTTCTTCATCCCCTTTcaattgacagttgtatttgataGATGTTTTTTCTGATTTGTATCGACCTGATGAGATGAGCTCTTTTCAAGTACTGTACGTTACACAACTGTCCTAGGTTAAGGGAAGGATTTGCACCCGTGAAACTGGTGTAATGTGTAACCAGCGGTGAAaacatttcgtccccgagggtatcaccagcccagtagacaacacttcggtgttgacatgaatatcaataatgtggtcatttttataaatttcctgtttcccaaactttgaattttttaaaaaactaaggattttcttatcccaggcaaagataaccttagccgtatttggcacaactttttggaattttggatcctcaatgctcttcaactttgtaattgtttggctttataaatattttgatatgagcgtcactgatgagtcttatgtagacgaaacgcgcgtctggcgtactaaattataatcctggtacctttgataactatttacaccactgggtcgatgccactgctggtggacgtttcgtccccgagtgtatcaccagcccagtagacaacacttcggtgttgacatgaatatcaataatgtggtcatttttataaatttcctgtttcccaaactttgaattttttttaaaactaaggattttcttatcccaggcatagattaccttagccgtatttggcacaactttttggaattttggatcctcaatgctcttcaactctgtacttgtttggctttataaatattttgatatgagcgtcactgatgagtcttatgtagacgaaacgcgcgtctggcgtacaaaattataatcctggtacctttgataactatttacaccactcggtcgatgccactgctggtggacgtttcgtccccgagggtatcacaagcccagtagacaacacttcggtgttgacatgaatatcaataatgtggtcattttataaatttcctgtttcccaaacttcgaatttttgaaaaaactaaggattttcttatcccaggcatagatgaccttagccgtatttggcacaacttttggatcctcaatgctcttcaactttgtacttgtttggctttataaatattttgatatgagcgtcactgatgagtcttatgaagacgaaacgcgcgtctgtcgtacaaaattataatcatggtacctttgataactaattatatcgTAAACGATTCGTCGAGATATTATAgaaataattgtgcaaatcgtgatacaagcatgaaatttggtataaaggttgactaaatgatagTTAACGAAAAAAGCAGCTGCTGGCCataaaaacattcattttttcaGGATGGCAACCGCTCATTTTgcaaatggcgtcatatccaatTGGCTACATTTAGTAAATCCTTGAAAGCtgtgttataggtataatcctatgtaagttttgataaaacgtaaATTACAGTTCCAAAAGtacaacaaaacaacacatacaTGAACAAAAAGAgtgacttccggttccaaaatggcggcaaaaccgttgaaaatgttttttttttataatttctaacTTGATAAGTGATATCACTTTCTTTGTTtagtttaaatgcctagtttggtaaacaaaaaataatatgataCATAGAATAATATGCggtttactgataaaaaaaataataagttataTTCATTAAACAGATTTCTCACATACAAACattcaacaaacaaaacaaaacattacagaAAACCAAAGATTGATCAAGAGAAACCCTATCAAAAACTGTGATTTTCAGGTGGATATAACATGTATTGATTGATACATATTATACACACACAAAGAAATGGACAAGTATTCGGAGATCTTTTCGCAGTGTCTTTTTTGATGTGGTGTGTAATTTCTGCAACGTCTAGTGTGTGTTTTTGTTTCTGcttttcacgtggctcggtactgatacatctcgtcaatgtgtttgtattggctttcatttttttgtggttcgTTTtgtatttgtgactttttgtatttcttttgttcttataacgtgactctgtactttaaaagatcccgtcagtatgatattgttctattatatgtcattatgatatatttctattatgaattacaatatacgttgaaccacaaacgtcaaaatcattcaatcgcgtagtggaattaactatttttggattcttataaattctatatataacttttggactagtttaaatctcggtctatttcttaaatttattcttacatacttttgattttttaaccctgtatgctaacattcccatgaaaattttaaaattgtttgtacgcacattgaacgacaaatgtatgtgacgtataaaattttctgacgtcagacactcaaatcaataaatgtgttcgtagatagtagatgtttttgtgttctgttaaattgttccttttaaaattgttaaacgatgatgactgatgtactcatattttgactattatatttattgtgtctgtttatttaacgcatcaatgtaaaaatatcggacattgatgagactgtcattaaagtgagagggttagcgctatagaaccaggtttaatccaccattttctacatttgaaaatgcctgtaccaagtcaggaatatgacagttcttgtccattcgtttttgatgcgtttttttttttgccatgtgattatggactttcccaattgatcttcctctaagttcagtatttttgtgattttacttttttttgtatcaatcCGTTGAGATGAGCcgttttcattgatttttatagtgtactcttattttgtactgttacatccCTAACCTAGGTTAAGGAAGGGTTTGACGCTATCAAACTATTGTAATGTGTAACGAGCTGTAAACGGATTGTTGACGTAAATGATTCATTTCCGTTATTAATTGAATTTGAGCTGTCCATACACAAAACGAcgataacaacaaaaaattatattaCAACTATAGACTAATGTTTTGTACAATAACTAATCTATAAGCACTATCTCATTgcagaaaaaaaacaacgaacaaatatatatatatatatatatatatatgtacaaatataaTACATCTGATTGCACATCCTGACATCACTTGAATACATAGTGTGTCCTCCGAGCCGGACAGTCTATCACTACCATACAATGCAGAATAAAACATTCAGTTCTCCTAGTATATTTGTCTTATCTGTTAATTTAACTGGTTCATACCATCTTGTACGTTTATTTTGTACCACAGTTTTAAAGCTTTACTAGCATTTAATAAATTTGCACGCTCTGTTAACCCGCCAATCTGCTGATCTTCCTTATAAAACATGAACCAAACTGTTTTGGACAGCTTGATCTAAATCCGCTTATATAACCCTAGGTGAATGCAATATTTCCTAGATAGGATATGTGAACCCGTCACATACAACCCTGAAACCGTCGACCCAGCCACTTACCATGCCTCAAAATGTCTTAATAAACAAAATGCTTTCAATAGCGTAAAACATGTACTTATATATTCCGTTTGGATAGTACCGGTATATGATTGTAAAAGTGTTCGTATGTTTGCCAGTGCTTTCTCCTGGTCTTCAATGTCAAATTAGAACAGGGTCTCTGTAGTGTCAAAAGTGCAATACTAGTATTAAGTGTAAATGTAAGATATGTTTTTTAGCTATGTGTATGTATTCATATTTGTATGTTCAACTGGAAATCTGATATTTTGATTGGCCTTTCTTTTACTGCATTGTTGGGTTGCTTTTGATATAGCCTCTTTACTTAAGTTATATTTACAGGTTGTGATATTTCTTACAAAGTATTtttgcaaatagttatcaaaaggtaccaggcttataaattagtacgccagacgcgcgtttcgtctacataatactcatcactgacgctcaaataaaaaaagtgaGAAATCCAAaggagtacaaagttgaagagcactgaaaATTCTACAAAGTTAAGctaaatatggctaaggtaatctatgcctgggataagaaaatccttagtttttcgataaattataattttttgaacaggaaatttataataatgacgatataattgatgttcatgtcaacatcgaagtgctgactattgggctggtgatgcATACACATTGTCAGAGGTACAACAAACTATGCCGTTGTCTGCAgtgacgtattgaattttaataaaCGTTATGTATGTAGTAATATTAATTAAGTCAAGGATTCCTTacctcaaattaaataaaaaacgttactattttgttttgtttttgaagtaCTTATAGAAAACATTTTACAAACGGGATACAAAATCCTACGATGTAATTGTTACGGAGATGCTTTAGTTCAGTTTTAGATATATAGCTTATGATTAGTTGTTTTGGTAACTCTCAGATCTGTGTCTTTCATGTTTTTGTAAGTTATTTTTTTGCTTTCTATCGATCTGTTAAGTTAAGCCTTGTCTGTTCAattgtttgttcttatgttgtgtttttaTACTACTGCCTTAGGTTAAGGTAGGAATTGTGAGGGTGTAAGTATGTTTAACAGCACCTTTTATTATTCctcagttatcattttctatataaaataagaacacaatattttgactatttttttcaaattacaagtGTTGAACTATTGGACCAGTCAATAGTTTCCAACTATTGGACCTCGATAAAACTATTTCACCGCAAGCGTCATTATATTTTGTGGAATTTTCAATGCAGCTACGTGattggaggattttgaaaatactgCGGGAGTAACGACGTCGCGGTTTACCTATTTTATCTAGGTTTGAAGTCAGTGCAGGACGTAGACTTAGCATGTCCGAATATTTATGAAGTAAACATTAAACAATATGTTGGGTTTCTATTttaatatagaatcatattcaaaacagtgtggctgtggccattgattgaagACCTCAATTATCCCTTTGACTGGGatagattatgtgaacgtttgtctgtaacgatcactgctcactatatacttgttaaagacactgaaactgtggggtcaccaaaggttctcaacacctaaataaagtaattcgaaaaactattCAGGAATaatacgatgttttgatttatatcaataatataaatcaaaacataaaggttattcctgattaattttcgaattatttcattattaaaggCGTTTAAGAACCTTAAAAAGTTTgatgaccccacagtttaaactctataataagtaagtagtgatcAGTGATCGTTatagacaaacgttcacataatctgttCCAGTCAATGgtataatttaggtcgtcaatcaatggccacagccacactgttttgaatatgattctataacatgtataacgataatttattcccccccccccccccgccatttattgtctgttgtcttctacgatataataaaacacttaatTACTGACTGGATATTCATGAAATAGTAATTTTATTGTCCCCTCGGATACAACTAGGGCAATAGTTGCAACTcggggacaataaacttactgtTCCACTCATACCCAGTCTAAAAGTATACAATATTCTGTATTTCAGTGAttatcgtttgttgctgtttattatatttgtttgtacacaAATCATGCTGTTAGCTAGtttccttttttaaattgattacatttgtcagttagttttgtttttaattatttaattttcactATGCGGTATGTCTATAAgccattgttgaaggtcgtaaggTGACATATAATTGTAATAATCTTTACGTCATTTTGTCTCTtttggagagctgtctcattggtaatcaaaccacatcttttcGTTTATATATTCATATCAAACATCAGAATGAAAAATATCAACATCACATACAAATCAAACACAGTTTCATTATAGAAGGCAGTATGTTAAATGGTTAAACTGTTATTGTTCACCTCTTGTCCTTTGATCATTAGCGTACATGCCTTATGCTAACTAAGATCCCTTTCTGGAAAGGATaataaaaaatctttgttttcttCTTCCACAAATCTAAATTACCTTATGTGTCATAGAGtaacttttatgatttttaagtCAGTATATTTATGCAATTTGTGTAAAGTTATCATGAATTGCTATTTCATGAGCACAGCACTTTGTATATATAATGCGCTGAATTAGCTTTTTTGCATGTACAACGTACAGTCCAACTAAATGcacacattttgaaaaaaaaaaagttttcggTATAATTTAATATGCTTTACTTTCAACATTTGCCTTGTTCAGGTAGAACATTTGGTTATTCGGTAGATTGcttttaacattattttacaaACTTAAAGTATCCACTACTAAGAAACGTTTAAAAGGAGTTACGCACACATAGGATACTAGGTTCATATACATTGAACTTATctgtgtaaatattgacaattctctACTTGTAAAGTAGGATTCGTCTCAATAAACTATACTGCAGTAGTCGTGTGCTTTAAATTTGCAAGCAACATAACCGCATTATGTAAGTCAATATTTTGAAGAGGGAAAATTGTCGTCGATTTtatgtacttatttttttttggcattgcaTAAGGTCATGCCTTTCGAAGACTGTTTATAATGTCTTTTCACATAACCGTTGTGATTGTACTTTATACACAGATTTGCACTACTTCgacatttttttgttatcaatgtGACGTCTAAAATTCTACGTTTGTATGCTTTATATtacattgaaaataatactaatTAAAACAACTGaaaggaatataaatttattattatatcagATTCACTTAGTCTAagttcacattaaaaaaaaatcaaaatcaaaaatcaaaaacgtcaTTGTCCCTCATTCATCAAGAGCAATGCTTACACCACTTGAATAACaaagatatttcatttttgttatatcGTCTTTACAGTCATATCCTGTTTTTAAATCTCCATTCACAGAAATGAGAATGTGATTTTTAGTCTTGACTTCAATTTTCAAATCAAAGGGATGGTCGAAGTACTCACTCTTCACATTCTTGTCTTTAATGTATATTTCTGTTTGCCATTTTTTATCAGTGCGTGTATTCAATACAACTCTTGATGTCGGTGCTCTTGGGTTGaaatgaaatgcaatattttcgtAGTCACTATGATCTGCTTGAACATTTACACAAAATCCACTGAAAGGAAGAAAAAGTAtagaagataaaattgagaatggaaatgggaaatatgtcaaagagagaACAATCAGACCATAgggcagaaaacagcagaaggccaccaaaggCTCTTCAACACTGCTAAAAAAAATCCTGCAACCGAAAACAGGCTTCTGGTGGCCTCTAATGAAACCAACATACCCACAGATCATTGATACACATGTATTTAAAGGTTGAAACCGATGAAATTCTATTCATGCTATTAATTATGATAAGCACTTTTATTACAATGGTTGCATTGTATGTGTTCATTATTGTTATTGTATATGCAAATaataatacaattaataaatGTTATCATATTTAACGAGCCTAGTTAATGAAGTAAACTACCATTTGATCTCGAGGGAACTTACTTATCCAAATCACGTAGGATTGTTTGATCGCAACCAGCTACTTTGCAATTGACAACATTTGCTCCACTCCACCAGAACTGAGTTTTTAAAGGTAACATGCAAACAACTGTTATTTTCTACTAAACGGTGTTTAAATAATGTAAATTGGATAGATGCCATGCGTTTGTGAGGATTATTTCTCTGCGAACACTACGAATaagcgtatttcaatatttaatgcAAGGCTTTTTCATAACAAAATGATAATCCTCAATACTTTTATCTAAAGTTATCATTTTCTTAACCTATTAACGGTTATACGGAATATaattgttgttgtccattcgtttgatttgtttatatGTTCATCTTGCGCAGTCTTCCAAAACGACACTTCGTCAATAACATGTTACATGTACGCGACCCAACGCAAATCTATCTTGATATGGAATGTCCGTTATAcaaatgatatctgatatgttctTTATGTCGAAACTGCCTCCACGTTTCCTGTTCACGAATTTGACTTACCGAATCACACTATTTACCcgctttgtaataacatgagcaacacgactggtgctgcaggatctgcttatccttccggagcacctgaaatcacccccaaTTTTTAATAGGGTGCGTGCACGTGTTGTTGTTGAAAccttatttgtgacattttgttcacgcatcattgtcaatataatggaatttgtgTTGAGACTCTCGTACAagagagaggtttagcgctataaaaccaggttcaatccacaattttatacatttaaaaatgactgttccaagtcaggaagatgacagttattgtccattcctttgatgtgttttatcatttgtttaagtcacttgattagagactttccgttttgaatttctctaggagttcagtatttttgtgattttactttttttcgtttttcatGTTTCTCTACCAGGAGATGAAATTCAGAATTACGATACTTACCCTTTAACAGATAACAGACTTTTATCGTCACAGTTCACTTTAAAGGACACGGACTTTCCAACCTCAAGCGACTTTTCTACTGCTGATAAATCAAGCTGTTGGTAAGAAAAAACAGTTTAATATGACATCACATTAATTATTCTGGTTCAAAGAGTTCGTATCTTCACAaacagatctaagagtacttacagtaaggcagcaaccatttgattttcgggggtggggggggggggtggggctatggtttttttttcctgtgcaaactttttttttcgcctgcggcgaaaaacaatctttttttttcgcgacaagtcgaaaaaaaaaattttccttcaattttagcattacatatagtggcagctgagggtgaaaaaaacaatttatttttctcagaatcaaaaaacaaattatttttttctcccaaaactggaaacaaactttttttccaaaaaa carries:
- the LOC139505022 gene encoding uncharacterized protein, which translates into the protein MLYLDLSAVEKSLEVGKSVSFKVNCDDKSLLSVKGGFCVNVQADHSDYENIAFHFNPRAPTSRVVLNTRTDKKWQTEIYIKDKNVKSEYFDHPFDLKIEVKTKNHILISVNGDLKTGYDCKDDITKMKYLCYSSGVSIALDE